In Rutidosis leptorrhynchoides isolate AG116_Rl617_1_P2 chromosome 2, CSIRO_AGI_Rlap_v1, whole genome shotgun sequence, one genomic interval encodes:
- the LOC139891339 gene encoding uncharacterized protein isoform X1, producing MNVNAFKKKNSPPVIFFSDSATNYCDIVAENWIEMEDNDDCISDEMSRKHSPISQTYASGLYGKLVNVSRVGNEYQTEIPTLIMISEYLEYIPNEFLIGLDIPVVWINQKDKNNNVDNVLVPGSVLKTWSEVEKRSFVLGLYIFEKNFVLVKRFMESKKIGEILSYYYGEFYRGEEYKRWSDCRKSKGKKCVLGQRIFSGLRQQEFLARLFPRVSHECQNSLLEVSRTFEEGGISLEHYVISLKTLIGIEMFIDAVAIGKSKQDLTGSFIEPTKENQAIHIRPEIPIGKACSALTSSEIVTFLTGDYRLSKARSNDLFWEAVWPRLLARGWHSEQPSGYNYATNGKHSLVFLMPGVKKFSKRLVKGESYLDSVTDVLNKVALDPQLIELDCEEKNEKNDVKLEDEEEEKDKLKFREKRKIHFYLQPRAPTPSLGNVLMKFTVVDTSLSGGKVVRVTDLGLLKLNSRCRSDEIHSELVSSDESDKVKEMVNREERVKKQKVFDDRKIPDEGPTRKFVMKDNLSRKLKQEISGHRVKRRRRLTACSQVESSSERDMCSSSHVGSSSQANNNNKLSSNLSFNSRCSSIDSVVEEHGMNLIDLNVTPECGNVEFVSEVKDERNGPGPQKEAENSVGLRRQGTRNRPPTARALEAFANGFLTVNSRKKSKEEDEDENMWDFGYKKSSKSKKYQRRKGGEVGIVSDASSVVKGDDENDEIDK from the exons ATGAATGTGaacgcttttaaaaaaaaaaattcgccccctgTGATTTTTTTTTCTGATTCCGCCACTAATTATTGTGATATCGTTGCAGAAAATTGGATTGAAATGGAGGACAATGATGATTGCATCAGTGATGAAATGTCAAGAAAACATTCACCTATTTCGCAAACGTACGCGTCTGGACTGTACGGAAAATTAGTAAACGTTTCTCGAGTGGGTAACGAGTACCAAACCGAAATCCCAACACTGATTATGATTTCCGAGTATCTCGAATACATACCAAACGAGTTCTTGATAGGATTAGATATACCAGTAGTTTGGATTAATCAAAAAGATAAGAACAATAATGTGGATAATGTTCTTGTTCCTGGGTCCGTTTTGAAAACGTGGAGTGAGGTGGAAAAACGTAGTTTTGTGCTGGGGTTGTATATATTCGAGAAGAATTTTGTTTTGGTGAAACGGTTTATGGAGAGTAAAAAGATCGGGGAGATATTGTCGTATTATTATGGTGAGTTTTATAGGGGCGAGGAATATAAACGATGGTCGGATTGTAGAAAAAGTAAAGGTAAAAAGTGTGTTTTGGGACAAAGGATATTTAGTGGATTAAGACAACAGGAGTTTCTTGCGCGTTTGTTTCCTCGCGTGTCTCACGAGTGCCAGAATTCGCTCTTGGAG GTTTCGAGGACATTTGAAGAAGGGGGGATATCACTCGAACACTACGTGATTTCCTTAAAAACGTTAATCGGGATCGAAATGTTCATCGATGCAGTTGCAATCGGAAAAAGTAAGCAAGATTTAACAGGAAGTTTTATAGAACCCACAAAAGAAAACCAAGCGATACACATTCGGCCCGAAATACCGATCGGAAAAGCTTGTTCGGCTCTGACCTCATCGGAAATCGTCACGTTTTTAACCGGTGATTATCGGCTAAGTAAAGCTCGATCGAACGATCTTTTTTGGGAAGCCGTTTGGCCTCGTTTGCTTGCTCGAGGGTGGCACTCAGAACAACCGAGCGGGTACAATTACGCTACAAACGGGAAACATTCGTTAGTGTTTTTAATGCCCGGCGTTAAAAAGTTCTCGAAAAGATTAGTCAAAGGAGAAAGTTACTTGGATTCTGTAACAGATGTTTTAAATAAAGTTGCGTTGGACCCACAACTTATCGAACTCGATTGTGAGGAAAAAAACGAGAAAAATGACGTGAAATTAGAAgacgaagaggaagaaaaagacaaACTCAAGTTTCGTGAGAAACGGAAAATCCACTTTTATCTTCAACCGCGGGCCCCGACCCCGAGTCTTGGTAACGTTTTAATGAAGTTTACGGTTGTTGATACGAGTTTAAGTGGCGGAAAGGTTGTTAGGGTAACAGATTTGGGATTGTTGAAGTTGAATTCGAGATGTCGTTCTGATGAAATTCATAGCGAATTGGTTTCGAGTGATGAATCGGATAAAGTGAAAGAAATGGTGAATCGAGAAGAGCGTGTTAAGAAACAGAAAGTGTTTGATGACAGAAAAATACCCGACGAGGGTCCCACAAGGAAATTTGTTATGAAAGACAATTTGAGTAGGAAGTTGAAACAAGAAATTTCAGGGCATCGTGTAAAAAGACGTAGGAGGCTAACTGCGTGCAGTCAGGTTGAGTCTAGCTCGGAACGAGATATGTGTTCATCGTCTCATGTGGGTTCATCGTCtcaagctaataataataataagttgtcatCGAATTTGAGTTTTAATTCAAGATGCAGCTCAATTGATAGTGTTGTTGAAGAACATGGGATGAATTTAATTGATTTGAATGTTACACCTGAATGTGGGAATGTTGAATTTGTGAGCGAAGTGAAAGATGAAAGAAACGGGCCGGGCCCACAGAAAGAAGCTGAGAATAGTGTTGGTTTGAGGAGGCAGGGGACTCGAAATAGGCCACCAACTGCACGAGCATTGGAAGCTTTTGCTAACGGTTTTTTGACTGTTAATAGTAGGAAGAAAagtaaagaagaagatgaagatgagaaCATGTGGGATTTTGGATACAAAAAATCGTCAAAATCGAAAAAATATCAAAGAAGAAAAGGTGGTGAAGTTGGGATTGTTAGTGATGCTTCTTCAGTTGTGAAGGGAGATGATGAAAATGACGAAATTGATAAGTAG
- the LOC139891339 gene encoding uncharacterized protein isoform X2 encodes MEDNDDCISDEMSRKHSPISQTYASGLYGKLVNVSRVGNEYQTEIPTLIMISEYLEYIPNEFLIGLDIPVVWINQKDKNNNVDNVLVPGSVLKTWSEVEKRSFVLGLYIFEKNFVLVKRFMESKKIGEILSYYYGEFYRGEEYKRWSDCRKSKGKKCVLGQRIFSGLRQQEFLARLFPRVSHECQNSLLEVSRTFEEGGISLEHYVISLKTLIGIEMFIDAVAIGKSKQDLTGSFIEPTKENQAIHIRPEIPIGKACSALTSSEIVTFLTGDYRLSKARSNDLFWEAVWPRLLARGWHSEQPSGYNYATNGKHSLVFLMPGVKKFSKRLVKGESYLDSVTDVLNKVALDPQLIELDCEEKNEKNDVKLEDEEEEKDKLKFREKRKIHFYLQPRAPTPSLGNVLMKFTVVDTSLSGGKVVRVTDLGLLKLNSRCRSDEIHSELVSSDESDKVKEMVNREERVKKQKVFDDRKIPDEGPTRKFVMKDNLSRKLKQEISGHRVKRRRRLTACSQVESSSERDMCSSSHVGSSSQANNNNKLSSNLSFNSRCSSIDSVVEEHGMNLIDLNVTPECGNVEFVSEVKDERNGPGPQKEAENSVGLRRQGTRNRPPTARALEAFANGFLTVNSRKKSKEEDEDENMWDFGYKKSSKSKKYQRRKGGEVGIVSDASSVVKGDDENDEIDK; translated from the exons ATGGAGGACAATGATGATTGCATCAGTGATGAAATGTCAAGAAAACATTCACCTATTTCGCAAACGTACGCGTCTGGACTGTACGGAAAATTAGTAAACGTTTCTCGAGTGGGTAACGAGTACCAAACCGAAATCCCAACACTGATTATGATTTCCGAGTATCTCGAATACATACCAAACGAGTTCTTGATAGGATTAGATATACCAGTAGTTTGGATTAATCAAAAAGATAAGAACAATAATGTGGATAATGTTCTTGTTCCTGGGTCCGTTTTGAAAACGTGGAGTGAGGTGGAAAAACGTAGTTTTGTGCTGGGGTTGTATATATTCGAGAAGAATTTTGTTTTGGTGAAACGGTTTATGGAGAGTAAAAAGATCGGGGAGATATTGTCGTATTATTATGGTGAGTTTTATAGGGGCGAGGAATATAAACGATGGTCGGATTGTAGAAAAAGTAAAGGTAAAAAGTGTGTTTTGGGACAAAGGATATTTAGTGGATTAAGACAACAGGAGTTTCTTGCGCGTTTGTTTCCTCGCGTGTCTCACGAGTGCCAGAATTCGCTCTTGGAG GTTTCGAGGACATTTGAAGAAGGGGGGATATCACTCGAACACTACGTGATTTCCTTAAAAACGTTAATCGGGATCGAAATGTTCATCGATGCAGTTGCAATCGGAAAAAGTAAGCAAGATTTAACAGGAAGTTTTATAGAACCCACAAAAGAAAACCAAGCGATACACATTCGGCCCGAAATACCGATCGGAAAAGCTTGTTCGGCTCTGACCTCATCGGAAATCGTCACGTTTTTAACCGGTGATTATCGGCTAAGTAAAGCTCGATCGAACGATCTTTTTTGGGAAGCCGTTTGGCCTCGTTTGCTTGCTCGAGGGTGGCACTCAGAACAACCGAGCGGGTACAATTACGCTACAAACGGGAAACATTCGTTAGTGTTTTTAATGCCCGGCGTTAAAAAGTTCTCGAAAAGATTAGTCAAAGGAGAAAGTTACTTGGATTCTGTAACAGATGTTTTAAATAAAGTTGCGTTGGACCCACAACTTATCGAACTCGATTGTGAGGAAAAAAACGAGAAAAATGACGTGAAATTAGAAgacgaagaggaagaaaaagacaaACTCAAGTTTCGTGAGAAACGGAAAATCCACTTTTATCTTCAACCGCGGGCCCCGACCCCGAGTCTTGGTAACGTTTTAATGAAGTTTACGGTTGTTGATACGAGTTTAAGTGGCGGAAAGGTTGTTAGGGTAACAGATTTGGGATTGTTGAAGTTGAATTCGAGATGTCGTTCTGATGAAATTCATAGCGAATTGGTTTCGAGTGATGAATCGGATAAAGTGAAAGAAATGGTGAATCGAGAAGAGCGTGTTAAGAAACAGAAAGTGTTTGATGACAGAAAAATACCCGACGAGGGTCCCACAAGGAAATTTGTTATGAAAGACAATTTGAGTAGGAAGTTGAAACAAGAAATTTCAGGGCATCGTGTAAAAAGACGTAGGAGGCTAACTGCGTGCAGTCAGGTTGAGTCTAGCTCGGAACGAGATATGTGTTCATCGTCTCATGTGGGTTCATCGTCtcaagctaataataataataagttgtcatCGAATTTGAGTTTTAATTCAAGATGCAGCTCAATTGATAGTGTTGTTGAAGAACATGGGATGAATTTAATTGATTTGAATGTTACACCTGAATGTGGGAATGTTGAATTTGTGAGCGAAGTGAAAGATGAAAGAAACGGGCCGGGCCCACAGAAAGAAGCTGAGAATAGTGTTGGTTTGAGGAGGCAGGGGACTCGAAATAGGCCACCAACTGCACGAGCATTGGAAGCTTTTGCTAACGGTTTTTTGACTGTTAATAGTAGGAAGAAAagtaaagaagaagatgaagatgagaaCATGTGGGATTTTGGATACAAAAAATCGTCAAAATCGAAAAAATATCAAAGAAGAAAAGGTGGTGAAGTTGGGATTGTTAGTGATGCTTCTTCAGTTGTGAAGGGAGATGATGAAAATGACGAAATTGATAAGTAG